A stretch of Oryza brachyantha chromosome 4, ObraRS2, whole genome shotgun sequence DNA encodes these proteins:
- the LOC102721725 gene encoding dnaJ protein ERDJ2, with protein MAAAEENSSLFLIFILTMIALPLVPYTIMRLCRAATVKAKTIHCRCSGCHRSGKYRKSIYKRISNFSTCSNLTILLLWIVMIFLVYYIKHVSREVQVFEPYSILGLEPGASESDIKKSYRRLSIQYHPDKNPDPEAHKYFVEFISKAYQALTDPVSRENYEKYGHPDGRQGLQMGIALPKFLLNMDGASGGIMLLGIVGLCILLPLMIAVIYLSRSSKYTGNYVMHQTLSTYYYFMKPSLAPSKVMDVFIKAAEYMEMPVRRSDDEPLQKLFVAVRSELNLDLKNIRTEQAKFWKQHPSLVKMELLIQAHLTGESFALTPALLKDYRHMLELAPRLLDELVKIALLPRSPHGFGWLRPAIGVIELSQNIIQAVPLSARKPSGGNSEGIAPFLQLPHFTEAIVKKIARKKIRSFQEFCDMPVEERATLLTQVAGISDEDAQDVELVLEMIPSIEVDIKCETEGEEGIQEGDVVTMYAWVSLHRRNGLTAALPHAPSFPFHKEENFWLLLADAASNEVWLSQKVSFMDETTAITAASKAIQETQEALGASAKEIGIAVREAVDRVKKGSRLVMGKFQAPAEGNHNLTSFCLCDAWIGCDTKTSLKLKVLKRSRAGTRGHVAEEGPVTEDGIEEEEEEEEEEYDDYESEYSDDEEDEKSKGKGKVANGVAHQKANSDIESGSDD; from the exons ATGGCGGCCGCGGAGGAGAACAGCTCGCTGTTCCTGATATTCATCCTCACCATGATCGCGCTCCCGCTGGTGCCCTACACCATCATGCGCCtctgccgcgccgccaccgtcaaGGCCAAGACCATCCACTGCCGCTGCTCGGGCTGCCAccgctccggcaagtaccgcaAGTCGATCTACAAGAGG ATATCCAACTTCTCGACGTGCAGTAACCTGACCATTCTGCTTCTCTGGATAGTTATGATCTTCCTTGTATACTACATCAAGCATGTTAGCCGCGAG GTACAAGTGTTTGAACCATATAGCATTCTTGGACTGGAACCAGGTGCATCAGAGTCCGATATCAAGAAATCATACCGTAGACTTTCTATCCAATACCATCCTGATAAAAATCCCGACCCTG AGGCCCACAAGTACTTTGTTGAATTTATATCCAAGGCATATCAGGCTTTAACTGATCCTGTATCTCGTGAAAATTATGAGAAGTATGGTCATCCAGATGGACGCCAG GGATTGCAAATGGGCATTGCTTTGCCCAAGTTCTTGTTGAATATGGATGGTGCATCTGGTGGAATAATGCTTCTTGGAATAGTAGGACTTTGCATACTCTTGCCCTTGATGATAGCAGTTATTTATTTGTCAAGATCATCAAAGTACACCGGAAATTATGTCATGCATCAAACTCTGTCCACTTATTACTACTTCATGAAGCCTTCGCTGGCTCCAAG CAAAGTCATGGATGTCTTCATTAAGGCTGCGGAATATATGGAGATGCCAGTTCGGCGCAGTGACGATGAACCCTTGCAGAAACTCTTTGTAGCTGTTAGGAGTGAATTAAATCTAGACTTGAAGAATATTAGAACAGAACAAGCTAAGTTCTGGAAGCAGCATCCATCTCTAGTAAAG ATGGAGCTTTTAATTCAGGCTCACCTCACTGGAGAGTCCTTTGCTTTGACACCAGCACTACTAAAGGATTACAGGCACATGCTTGAACTTGCACCTCGTCTTCTGGATGAGCTTGTTAAG ATTGCATTACTGCCAAGGAGTCCCCATGGTTTTGGATGGCTCAGGCCTGCAATTGGTGTAATTGAGCTTTCCCAAAATATCATCCAG GCTGTTCCTCTCAGTGCACGGAAACCTAGTGGAGGCAACTCTGAAGGAATAGCACCTTTCTTGCAGCTACCCCATTTTACTGAAGCgattgtcaaaaaaattgcTCGCAAG AAAATCCGTTCATTCCAAGAATTCTGTGACATGCCTGTGGAGGAACGTGCCACATTGCTGACACAGGTTGCTGGGATTTCTGATGAAGATGCTCAAGATGTAGAGCTTGTGCTGGAGATGATTCCTTCTATTGAAGTGGATATTAAATGCGAGACTGAAGGTGAAGAAGGGATACAAGAGGGTGATGTTGTGACCATGTATGCTTGGGTCTCACTTCACCGCCGCAATGGCCTAACTGCTGCTCTTCCCCATGCTCCTTCCTTCCCGTTCCACAAGGAAGAGAACTTCTGGCTGCTCCTAGCAGATGCCGCATCAAATGAAGTTTGGTTATCCCAGAAGGTCAGCTTCATGGATGAGACTACCGCTATTACTGCAGCATCGAAAGCTATACAAGAGACCCAGGAAGCACTGGGTGCAAGTGCAAAGGAAATAGGGATTGCAGTTAGAGAGGCAGTTGACAGAGTGAAGAAAGGCAGTAGGTTGGTAATGGGCAAGTTCCAAGCCCCAGCCGAGGGCAATCACAACCTGACCTCCTTCTGTCTGTGCGATGCATGGATAGGCTGTGACACCAAGACTAGCTTGAAGCTGAAGGTCCTGAAGCGCAGCCGCGCAGGAACAAGAGGTCATGTGGCTGAAGAGGGGCCAGTGACAGAAGATGGCattgaggaggaggaagaggaggaagaagaggagtaCGACGATTACGAGAGCGAGTACAGCgatgacgaggaggacgaAAAGAGCAAGGGGAAAGGTAAGGTCGCGAATGGAGTAGCCCACCAAAAGGCAAACTCCGATATAGAGTCTGGCAGCGATGATTGA